ttgacctgctgacgtcacactgacgtcaggctgacgcagtaattgattttctggatttaaattaaatcaggaaattccagaatattatttaaacttcaaaaattcataacttttattctgtaactccaaattggacaaattatatatgaaaaatgatcagaaaaatccaatctatccatctgtactattttcatgcatgatcaaacaagttaaattgatgttttaagcagaacaaggaaaagcacttaaagaggccatgtttgagtttgaaatttgaatctttgattcaaatttgttcaaacccttctggttttagttgcattagcccaacacactcatattgccatgtttcatgcatgcatcatattgttgcacattgtttggtgatggttgtgtatcagtgtcctttgcgacaggttctgcccccgaggagtaccgtgattaccccaacgaagaaccttatcagtgcatcgaaccatcaggcaagcaaccaaccatttgatcatatcgatacaatcccatgttctcgctcctgctctcttttactgcattaagacaacgcgattcaaactgctgtgtgctacggtagttgaacccatttcctctgcatgacctgtcattgccacagtaactagatgaaacccactagcatgtgtaggagttgattgagccctatgtatgtgttgttcctaccttgctatgcctgctatgcttagagtcgtgtcaggtctggttcatctgggtgatgggctagagtgaaatgattatgtcggtaatgagagtggtgtggtgaacacgatttggtaaaggtatcgatgagaggccatgtaggagtacatggtgggttgtttcattgaagccgaccttaagcactgagatctgtatgtgtgatttaagatacagttactaccatgcattgggccctgaaatatgaccccgctcgacttcttattcaccctagccctctgtccaggagttgcaagtagtttctggtgtttgtagcctactggaggccgtggacagcgctgaccgtaggggtgggctgtgatgcggtaggtacgtggccgggtgtaccgaatacccgttaggtatctcgggaaccctgttcacatcgttcggggccgtatgggaaacctcggccggactccctgcggatggaacctgaataggcgataaacctggactagagacttaagtgtttaggtaggtcgtggtctacacccacgtcggctttcgcttgaagtctgccgagcacatgtcgtgtgcagacgctaagtggtggaaacatgtatgaagaagtacacccctgcagggttaacatcatctattcgaatagccgtgtccgcggaaaaggacttctgggttgcttatatcagttcatagacaagtgaaagtggatactctaaaatacgcaagataagcgtgagtgctatggatggcgttctcgtagggagacgggagcggatccatagtggtgtattgatatggtgaatatgtggactcgtgtgcgccacctcaaaagagttacattgcagtcgtagtttaggatagccaccgagtcaaagctggcttgctgcagttaaaccccaccacccctttgttgataatgatgcatatgtagataggtctgatgtaagtcttgctgggtacatttgtactcacgtttgcttattttatgttttgcagagagacttcggtctcgctagtagtttcacgtggacttcaacgtttagcttgatacctcagctacgatcttgtgccccggcaggatctgatagatagtcaggcttctcagcctttttcatttatagatgtctgtactcagacatgatagcttccgcttgtgctttgacttgtatgctctgagtgttgggtcatgagacccatgtttgtaatatctcgctcctcggagcctaatgaataaagtacttgtgtcgtagagtcatgttgtgatgctttgttgtatttgcacatatcgagcatactgtgtgtgtgattgaaatgcttggtatgtgtgggatctgactatctagttgtttatctttagtagcctctcttaccgggaaatgtctcctagtgttaccgctgagccatggtagcttgctactgctctggaacacttaggctggccggcatgtgtccttcttcgttcctgtgtctgtcccttcggggaaatgtcacgctttgagtaccggagtcctgttagcccgctacagcccggtttaccggagtcctgctagcccagtgctacagcccagacccacttgctgatgaccgacacgttcgaagctgggtcatggatgcctgtccctgtaagtctgtgccactttgggtttacgactagtcatgtcagcccgggctctttatcatatggatgctagcgacactatcatatacgtgagccaaaaggcgcaaacggtcccgggaaaaggtaagacgacacccgtgggaataccgtgcgtgaggccgcaaagtgatatgaggtgttaccagctagatcgatgtgacatcgagtcggggtcctgacatccccGTGCACGACCTCGCCGGTGGACACCTCGATGGCCACCACCCCAACCTTCACCTCGAACCCCTCCCTCCCCACGGCATCCACCTCCTTGTCCACCACGCAGACGAGGTACCTGCTCCCCTCTTCCGGCGCGCCGCCGCCCTCCATTTCCCCGGCCCCGGCCTCGATGGTGGCGCGCGTGTACACCGCCGACAGCTCGCGCGCGAAGGgggccgcgccgcccccgccgcgcgcAGCCNNNNNNNNNNNNNNNNNNNNNNNNNNNNNNNNNNNNNNNNNNNNNNNNNNNNNNNNNNNNNNNNNNNNNNNNNNNNNNNNNNNNNNNNNNNNNNNNNNNNNNNNNNNNNNNNNNNNNNNNNNNNNNNNNNNNNNNNNNNNNNNNNNNNNNNNNNNNNNNNNNNNNNNNNNNNNNNNNNNNNNNNNNNNNNNNNNNNNNNNNNNNNNNNNNNNNNNNNNNNNNNNNNNNNNNNNNNNNNNNNNNNNNNNNNNNNNNNNNNNNNNNNNNNNNNNNNNNNNNNNNNNNNNNNNNNNNNNNNNNNNNNNNNNNNNNNNNNNNNNNNNNNNNNNNNNNNNNNNNNNNNNNNNNNNNNNNNNNNNNNNNNNNNNNNNNNNNNNNNNNNNNNNNNNNNNNNNNNNNNNNNNNNNNNNNNNNNNNNNNNNNNNNNNNNNNNNNNNNNNNNNNNNNNNNNNNNNNNNNNNNNNNNNNNNNNNNNNNNNNNNNNNNNNNNNNNNNNNNNNNNNNNNNNNNNNNNNNNNNNNNNNNNNNNNNNNNNNNNNNNNNNNNNNNNNNNNNNNNNNNNNNNNNNNNNNNNNNNNNNNNNNNNNNNNNNNNNNNNNNNNNNNNNNNNNNNNNNNNNNNNNNNNNNNNNNNNNNNNNNNNNNNNNNNNNNNNNNNNNNNNNNNNNNNNNNNNNNNNNNNNNNNNNNNNNNNNNNNNNNNNNNNNNNNNNNNNNNNNNNNNNNNNNNNNNNNNNNNNNNNNNNNNNNNNNNNNNNNNNNNNNNNNNNNNNNNNNNNNNNNNNNNNNNNNNNNNNNNNNNNNNNNNNNNNNNNNNNNNNNNNNNNNNNNNNNNNNNNNNNNNNNNNNNNNNNNNNNNNNNNNNNNNNNNNNNNNNNNNNNNNNNNNNNNNNNNNNNNNNNNNNNNNNNNNNNNNNNNNNNNNNNNNNNNNNNNNNNNNNNNNNNNNNNNNNNNNNNNNNNNNNNNNNNNNNNNNNAGGAGGCGACGGTGGAGACAGAGGGcttggggggaggaggaggcgcgacGGGTTGGGcttgggcggcggaggcggaggtcaGGGGTGGGGGCTTGGGGGAGAAGAAGCGGGAGAGTACCTGCTGCTTCGGCTGCTTGGccatggcggtggcggtggcggtgggggCGGGAAACAGGGGAGTGGGCGGCAACAAGGAGGAGTGGTTTTTCAGAGGTTTCTCTCGCGCGGCGAGGAGGCGCGCCACCGATGGGGCCGGAGGCTGGGAACCGGAACTCCGGAGTCCGGAAGCACCATTTGGCGGTCGCCCCTCGGTCGGTCGTGAGTTCCTGCGCTTCTGCGTTTGATCCTCCTTTTTCTTTTTGAACAATAATCGATTTTATTGCCCTAAAAAAATCAATTTTATTTCATTAGCAACATTTTATGAAATGAAAGGGGTCACGTTTGACATGGCTAAAACATCTCACGTGGTACAAGGTCATGTATCTGAAAAGACATGGGAAAGCCATGGAGATagttttgatttatttatttttttgtgggAAGATTGCTTGATGATGCGCTTTGACATTGAAACACCTGTTGACGGCGCTACCATCGCAAGGATAAAAGATGGTGATGCTTGACTTTGAAGATGAAATTTGTTATGGCTGTTGATTTCAGGATGTAAAGAGTATATGTTGTCATTGTGGCAAAGAGTGGCTCGTATGTTTAGGCTTGAAGAAAGGACACCACCAGAGAAGGCATGGCCGAAACCTGTAGCTGCTGACAATGATCATTTTATCCAAATTGGATGACGACACCAATACCAGTTGGAAGAAGGCTGCATATCTTCCTCGTTTGCCTAGGCCGCATTGCAAAAAGCCATTTACCTGCAACTAAAGATGGTTATGGCGTGATTCTTGGTTGTTGTTGTACAACAAAGGGTGCCGAGCCTTGATCATGCCATGTCATCACATCCCCTAGAGCTTTGGACTCTGTAAGATCACAATCAACactagtcatacatgtgatgtttTACAAAACTTTCTACAAAACATGGCATCATTTTAAAGCACTCAAAGGCGCCATAAAAGAAGTGTATACACTAGTTACATTGATGTGGGGATGAGCTTTCAATAAAATCTTAATCATTTGTAGAATGAGATGGTTATGTTCAGCCAAAACTTATGCTCTAACATACCAGAGATAGGAGAACCAGGTAGCCTTTGATAAAAGGGCATAACAAAAACATGTGCATTCCATCCTCTTGGTTGGGACATCTAGTATAGTTTTCAATAATATGTCTTGAGAACTTACTTGCATGCTTACCCATTTAGAAGTGCTTAGTGAAGATGCCTTCATGCGGAAGTTTGGACTCCTGACTTCATGAGTTTGTCCCTCCAAATTTGATTGACAAGATTTAATTTACAATCTGCAATGGAGCTATTTTTGGTCGTTGGTTTGCTGGTAGTGCTAGATTATTGAAGTAGTGTTTGTAGGCACTTTTCAAAGTGTAGTCACATGCAGGAGTTAGCCTATAAACTGACATATCATGTCTAGCATTATTGACAAACAGGGGTTTGCATTACAGCTTGTGTCGTATGAGGATGAAATAAAGCGTTCACAAGATCGGTGTTCCAAATTTTCTGGTTAGGTAGCCAAATATCAATAATAACAACTAGATGAAAATAAGGTGACGGCTCGATTATAAGCTTGTCATAGATAGCTTGCCACGAAGAAAACCATGGAGTAGTCCATATGAAACTACCACCATCTCCCAAATGATAAAAGTAGGCACAAATAAGAAGATGTCTTACCTTTAGAATAATCCAGAAGGTTTGATTTGGGAGCACTTTGTTTGACTCTTCAAAAATGATCACATCCTGTAATGAACACGTAGCTTAGGGCTATCAAGGTAGTGTTCCTCGAGGTTTATTAGCTTTGTATATTCAACTCTTAGACTAGATTAGACAcacatttgacattttaaagattTTGTTCGCAGTGGTTACACATGAGTGTTCTCATTTTAATGACCTCTTTCAAAATGGTTGCTACTGTTTAACCATTTCAAATGATTCAAGGGCTCCACAACGACCACGGCGGCTTGAGGACACTGGACCATAGGGACACGTGCATGAAGACATTTCAGTTGTCAACGACAAGGTCAGGTCGGCTTCTGTAGGAGAGCAGCGGCAGTGATGTGTCGGCGATTCATTCTGGCGGCCATAGTGGTCGCAAGGTAGTCCAGAGACCTTGATGTAATatttattatgttggggtgctttgTACTTCCGGTGATATGTGTGCATTTAGAGTCATAAGGTTTTAGTTGCTTGTGTGTATAAaaagggttaatttgataaatgccactttggcgattctgagaaatgccactgcaatttccaaattttgaaaaatatctttccagtggcatttttcgaagtctgcggtggcgtttttcaaagtttgcaaaaattacaacgacatttttcaaaattttaaaattgcactagcatttttatgaatcgccataattggagtggcatttatctaattaaccCATAAAAAGTTATGCACTTTCTTTGTATACCCGCAAAACattataaaatactccctccgtccagaaatacttgtcgaacagatggatgtatctagatgcatccattttcatccatttctacgacaagtatttccggacggagggagtagggatgaaaatggagtggaaactttccgtTTTTCCGAAGAAAAATGGAAACGAAGAGGAGATATGAAAACggaaatggaaatttgcaaaacggaagtGGAAATGGAAATTTTTATGCGGAAATGGAAACAAAAACAgaacggtgttttccggtggaacatgcatggaaatggaactttctatttccgtgaatatggaatttctgtTTTCACTATAGACCAATagctgctttgtagcccaaccacCAAAGGAAACACAATGACAGAATTAGTAGAATGGATCTAAGGCCCAATgtctactaccacacatgtactcagcttgaccctatacgcaattgtccggtactactacaatactacgctaatttgctaacataatgatattattttgtagccatgttaacaactcattaatttttttatgtatttctctatgattcaaggggttttTAAGTTCCGATCAATGCCTATTTCTGTTTTCGTATCTGCTTTGTATTCGCTCAGTGTCTGTTTCCAGTAATATCTGTTTCCGTGTTCAtttccggggtttctgtattcgtttcaGCTTCtgcaaaaaattatgaaaacaaaTATAATAGCACTCAGTTCCGTCCGTTTCCGCTCCGATTTCATCCCTAGGAGGGAGTATGATAAAAAGCCTCCCCTTGATATGCGCACAAAAGATTTTTATGAATTCACCTAAGATCTTATTTTAGGGGAAAGTTCGCCTAAGATATTGGGGACTAAATGGATGATATATTATCGTTTTCTAGACCAATTTATTACCGGCTAATGTGTTCTTGTGTATGTGCCATTTAGGGTAATGTTTATGCTTATACACGAGTGTAAAGAATCCACGAGTACCCTCTGGAGGAACTTCTCATCGGGCAATCTCCATGATGCAGAATCGTTCTAGCTCCGCCCTGCACtgggcacttctcccattgaaaggtTTTTCTTCAGGTTTTTGTGTTGATTATTTATGTTTTCATTTTTTGAGTTTTTTTTCCAGAATTTTGTTTTTCTAGGTTTctattttttgtttcctttttagtTCATCACCTGGTTTTGGAGGGGGAAGGGTCTGATTTTTTTTGAGCGAAAAAAAGGAAAGGTCTGATTTTTTTAGCAAAAGGAAAAGGAAAGGTCTGATAGTCGATGGGCATTCGGAGCCTGCCTGGGCCCATACAGCCCACAACTATCACGGGCCAGCTCCGAGTATTAAGCTCCACCTTGACCAGGCCCCCGTCACTCCTCCTTCTTCCCATTCCCCGTCGAGCCCCCGTCTGTCCGCTCCGCGACGCCGCGATCCCTTCGACGCCTCCGATCTCCAGcctccgacgagatggccgaggtgAGAGAACCTTCCAGGACCCCCTTCTTCCTCTCGCACGAATCTTCTGCAGGCTCACCCCGGAACATAGCGTAGGGCGCATTCATCGGTTCGTCGATCGCGCCGCGGTTAGAGTTGGCTCTTTGTCGCGTGGATCTGCGCCGTGGGGCGCCTATCTGCGCGTGATGTGGGTTGCGATAGCTGTGTTCGTCCTGAACCCTATAGGTCCTTCTATTTCGCATCCTGTTCGTTCTGGGTGAATGGTGGGGCTGGCTTCGTCCCATTTCGCGCGATTAGCGTCTTGCTGTATTGGGGAATGTACGGATTTTCTTGGTAGATCGTACCAGATCGAAAGAGAGAACGTTGAATTCCCAAGATCCTTTTTTTTAACTTAAGGTGAACTCTCAGGATTGTCTGGTTCTGTAATGTGATCGGTGTGCGTCATCGGCGTTGAAGTAGGGACGATAGACTTAAAACCCACCTGCTTCTGCGGTGTTTCAGTGTTATCCTGTTTTAAAGACAGCGGAtgagtgtttttttttttttgacgggCAACGGCAGGAGCACTGCCAATTCATATTAGAAGAgggaaagggatccagagtgagtgTTATATGTGATGGGCATTGGATGCTTAATGTTTAGGAGATTCGTTGGATTGGTCTGGTTATCGTTCTCTTATCTGCGGTACAAAAAGAGTGGTTTAGAAAAAGATTCTATCACCACTGCATGTACCGGATTCAGATGTACCGTTTACTTATACATGCCATCATCTGACTGAACTGCAAGATAGTTTGCTGAAAACTTTATCCTTTTTTTCTGAACCGGGCTGACCCCCCTTCCCATTACTAGAATGGAAATACATCAGTTCAGAACTTACAGGAGGAGGGAAAGGAAGAGAGTGAGTTCAACGCATTACTAGGAAACCCACTGTAGCCGCCTGACACCGAAACGTCTACTATGGGGCTAAGGAAACTTTATCCATGTTTCACTCTAGAGAACTTCATCGCCATGGTTACTGTTTGTTGGGAAGTTTGACTGATAACCTTTTTTGAAGCTTCTATAAATTTTTGTCTCATCGACTATCACTGGTTACTTTTATTTCTGTTCTCCATCTGCTGTCCTGTCCTTACTGATAATATTTTGCTTACTTACCAGATTGAGATTAAAACAGCACCTGCTGACTTCCGCTTCCCTACAACAAACCAAACTAGGCACTGTTTTACTCGCTATGTTGAGTTCCACAGGTATATATGATGCAATAACTTTACAACTTACATGCTTTATATATGTTTAACATTTCTTAACTATTTGAACTTCCATGAAACTTAGGTGTGTGAGTGCCAAGGGGGATGAAGCTGCTGAATGTGAGAAATTTGCCAAGTACTACCGATCTCTTTGCCCAGCTGAATGGGTGAGTGACTTTGCTGCCTGTATAGTGTACAACTGCCACCATTATCATTACATCCAACTGCAAAGGCATTATAAGTTGATGTTTGATTTTaaactagtaagatgcccgtgcgttgcacggctAACCAAAATGCATTGATCTAGAGTACTTTATTTCACAACTTATGTGgtggtcatctcatgtgtaacaaatATCAATATGTTTCTTTGGATATATTCATTCTGCTTTTGAGCTCACAAGCATCCGGGTGAAGAGTAAATGCAGACAGAATAGCAAACATAACAAACCTATTCTTGCAAACAAACACGTTCCAGTGTTCAAGCTgcatgcaaaacttcatgaagaaAAAACACTTGTGGTGCTTTGCCAAAAAAACTTTAAAAATAGTTTTTTAACGATTTGTTTATTTTTCTAGTCCAACATTAATGTTATTTTTTCATGAAATGTTGCACAAATAGTTCTACATGTTTGTTTCCAAAAGATTTCTTTAAATTTTATTGATATTATTTGAGCTCAAGAGCCAAGTTCATGTCCCATCTTCCTTCTGGCATTTCTTATGCAACAATCAAGTAAAAAAATAGGACGAACCTATAATTAGATCCTTGCCGTGCCGAGCTGAGTCGGGCCGAGCAACTACAGAATAGGCATTTCTTCCATATGTTACCATTACATATCTGCAACTGCAGAAGAAGATTTTCTTCTTCATCAATACCCATACATTGGTCCTTGTCAGATCAGAAGGCGAAGAGCAGTGCATCTCACCTCCCCACACTCTGTTCCATCTATGAGAGTGTGATCAACATGGATTGCGTTGCCGGGAAGGGGGAAATAATAGTAGGTGGTGGCTGCGCCGCCGAGGATGAGCAGGGCGTAGCCACCAACGTACTTGTGCGTACTTGTGGGGGTTGGTGTTGGAGGAGACGGGAGGACACAGACGTTGTGGTCGCAGTTGGGGCTGCTGAAGCAAGAATACAGGGGAGGCAGTGAAATGTTGGGGCTCGAACGACTCCGGTGGTGAAATGTTGGGGCTGTGGCTCGTTTCCAGCCCAGTATTTTTTTTAAATTAGCAGCGAAATGTATAGGCTACAAGAGCAGCCCAAGCCCAATACGAAGCTATCCTTATTTGGGGACCTAGACAAGCAGCATGTACCCACTGACCCACGCGATGCATCCATCCCCCCCGCCGCCGCACACAGCTGTTGCTCGCACCTCCCTCCCTCTtacattctcttcttcttcccaACGCATCCATAATCCGTCCCCGCCGCACGCACACAGACATGCTTTCGTCGTCGAGCGCACACACGCACGCAGATGCTCACGCGTTGCCCACCCTTGTTCTTCTCTGCTTGTGTTGCGTCCTCACCAACGTTGGCAGGTGCGTGCCCTCCGCCTCAACGCCGCACCGCCACTTgctctggcacgccctggtggccgGCGGTGACCAGCATCACTCACAGCACATCCACAGCATGCACCTCCCTTGTCCATCCACTCACGAGCCGCTCAGGCTAAACAGAGCCAGTGCAGAACGAGCCGAGCCACCCATATGCAGCTCGTTGGCATCACCCAGTGAGCCGAGCTGGCTGCTTCCGAGCGAGCTAACATGGCTCTGTCTGAATTCGTCTTGGCTCGTGTCCAGTCCTAATCGGCAGCATACTTACCCAGGTCGAAGTCAGGGAGACAGGGAAGGGGGTGGTGGAGATGGCGAGGAGGGGTTTGTGGTAGTGGTCGGCAATGGAGCCTGGGGGCGAACGAACAACGGCACCGACCTGTCCAGATCCTTCTTTCTTTCCTGAGATGGCGCTAGATGAGGTGGGGTGGAGATGGGCTAAACACTGAACTGGAGTGGCAGGGGGTTAtttgtaaaattgccatagtttgtcTCAGACGCGTTGGATGCAAATCGGATGGCTGTAaatgaaagatggcaggcacaccatcatcaccaactcagatttttataggagtagagatagagatagcaCGGTCTTAGTTTTCAGTAGATTTTAGAAGTTGAATTAAAAATGGTCTTTGTTTCTACTGCAATAGTCAATGCATAATGCATGAACTTGCTAGAAGGTCAGAGATATATTAATTGAATTACTACATCTAAATCCACACTATTGCTTCTGGATTAACAAATCCATCTGAATCAAGCTAGTTGTTTCTGCCAGTATATGTGTATGACTCTGTAGGGGTAGGAAGTAGCACATGAGTTTCTCTTTATTTGACTTTACTATTAACCTTTTAAAGTTATCTAGACACTCTAGCACTCTGAGCAGCAATTTGCAGACTGCATCTGTGGTCACAATGAACAAAAGAAATCTGCTAATGTAGAATAATTAGGATTCGACAAGCGTAGACCTGTTACTTCTCTTGCCAATGAATTGACCTGATGAAATGAATATAGTTCGTAAATctggaaaaacaaaaaacaaaaagacgCATAAAAGCCTTATATTGCTTCCATTTGGGAAACTGGCAATGGCTTGATTTATCATACAGCTACAACAATGACGAACCTTGTTTTCTGAGTCGCATATATTCACTCTGCCTGTCCGAGTAATTCTTTTTGTTTTCCAACCGTCTGTTTCATATATTAGCCTTTCGAGGGTTGGAAGTCAATGTTGAATTTTACACTTCGCCCCGAGCAGTTAATCTATGTCTCAGTGATGCTGGCGTGCTGGGCCATATCTATCACCTCTCTTTGGTTCACTTCAAAAGCAACTCCTTTGCAGATTTATGGAACTCCTATTGTTAACAGTAGCAATCTTACCCTGTTTTGGTCTCACTGAATAGGTTGACAGGTGGAACGAGCAGAGGGAGAACGGGACATTTGCAGGGCCCCTCTAAATCATCTGTTTGAGAGTCTCCTCAATTGCTTTCGTGTCAGCGCTACTGCTGTCTTGTGGTTGGAATTTATGCTCCTGTCATGTACTCTCTCCCAGCAATCGCTGCAGAACAGCAAGTGATGCTTTTCTCTATGTTGCACAAATAATTCAGCATGCTTATGTATTCTGTCATTGAGGACATGCATTTTCACATTTGTTAAATGAATTACATTCTGAAATGAGGTTAATTTCATTGCCCATTGCTTGACTCTAAGCATGTCTGTCCTGGGATTTAGAATGATGGGGAACCGAATGGGGGCTATATCAATATGCTGCGAATATGCATCATATAGATGCTCCGGAAAATTGCATTTGATCTGCTGATACAAGGACTTGGTTTTCTAGCATAAACTGCTCATATTGGACAATCTAGTCTGTGTCGTATGATCGATCATGCTATTTTTTGTCCCAGAGTTGAGCATACAGTGGTTGATGCGAGCCTGAGAACTAGACCTGTTTGCTAGTTAATGTGAGTTCTGACCTCTGAATGCGTGGAGTAGCGTTCGTTCTGTGTGCATGGTTGTGCCCGTACCAAGACCCAGTCAGATGGTGCACAACATAGTATTAAGAACGCTACTGCACATGTCCATCATTGCAGGCCCAGTCATACGGTGCACAACACGCGTAAACGGCAACATGCACTGCAAGAGAAAAAAGCACAAGGAAACCGAAAAAAAATTCTTATAAAGCATGCAAGGAAACTACTTGTGTTTGACGAATGGATTGTCAAGTCGTATCAATACGCAGTGAACATGCATGTGATTTAAGGCAGGACCTAAAACGTCTTACTATTAAGTTTACAGAGGGAGCACTATCTTCCTCCCAGGGTTCAGTAAACGGTAGACCGAGAGGTACTGTAGATCTGTTTGCTAGTTAATGTGAGTTCTGATGTCTGAATGGCCCGGGGCACGCTAGCGTTCGTTCTGTATGCATGGTTGTGCCCATACTATCAAGACCCGGTCAGCTGGTGCACAGCATATCAAGGACGCTGCTGCACATAGACTTCATTACATTACATTACAGTGCCCAGTCATACGGTGCAGACCGTACATAAACGGCGCTATCTACTGCACGTACAAGCGTGCGAATATGCCCGGCAAATTAACTGCTCTGACTTTCACGTGGATGCTGGATGCAGATGTTATGCTGCACT
The window above is part of the Triticum aestivum cultivar Chinese Spring chromosome 2A, IWGSC CS RefSeq v2.1, whole genome shotgun sequence genome. Proteins encoded here:
- the LOC123189674 gene encoding cytochrome c oxidase subunit 6b-3, with protein sequence MAEIEIKTAPADFRFPTTNQTRHCFTRYVEFHRCVSAKGDEAAECEKFAKYYRSLCPAEWVDRWNEQRENGTFAGPL